One window of Syntrophorhabdaceae bacterium genomic DNA carries:
- a CDS encoding long-chain fatty acid--CoA ligase, translating into MSVNSMNVGEWVTKWASLNPSKPAVIYEDKTFTYKDLNEEVNRTVHMLEGMGVGKGDRVGVLMYNSYELVEIFFALGKIGAILVPLNTRLVAAELEYIIKDSGLGVLVFGDAFIKVLEPLRARIPVKEGHYLCVGKHPAWAKDYTNEVAGQLSDEPTVDKPAGGEDPIIIMYTSGTTGLPKGAVLSHRKTFFNALNGNIYYGLTPSDILLAPRPMFHSGGLLVELCPVIYKGATLIMRGRFSPEEILRTVQRYRVTILEIAATVLRFILEECDIEKYDLSSLRACYTGGERVPPSLLEDYEKKGIIVSQIYGQTETSTLTWLAMEDAVRKRGSVGKPVFHGDVRIVGKDGKQVKSGEVGEIVVSGYVTMNGYWGKPELTEGTIVDGWLHTGDLAKIDEEGFFYIVDREKDMYISGGENVYPAEIEKVLLENRKILNIGVCGIPDQKWGEVGLACIVLKEGEAMTEDEALNFCTDRLARFKIPKVIKFMDKLPMTAAEKIIRKKLREEHLKKIGAGE; encoded by the coding sequence ATGAGTGTGAACAGTATGAACGTAGGCGAGTGGGTGACAAAATGGGCTTCTTTGAATCCCAGCAAGCCTGCCGTGATTTACGAAGACAAGACCTTCACCTACAAGGATTTGAACGAAGAGGTAAACCGGACGGTGCACATGCTCGAGGGTATGGGCGTCGGCAAGGGCGACCGGGTGGGCGTCCTTATGTACAACTCCTATGAACTTGTCGAGATCTTCTTTGCCCTTGGAAAGATCGGTGCCATCCTTGTCCCCCTCAACACGAGGCTTGTGGCCGCCGAACTGGAGTACATCATAAAAGACAGCGGGCTGGGCGTCCTTGTCTTCGGGGATGCCTTTATAAAAGTGCTGGAGCCCCTGAGAGCACGTATTCCTGTCAAAGAGGGGCATTACCTTTGCGTGGGGAAGCACCCGGCATGGGCAAAAGATTATACAAACGAGGTGGCGGGACAGCTTTCAGACGAGCCCACGGTGGATAAACCTGCAGGCGGAGAGGATCCCATCATCATCATGTACACGTCAGGGACCACGGGATTACCCAAGGGCGCCGTTCTGTCACATCGAAAAACCTTCTTCAATGCACTGAACGGAAACATCTATTATGGCCTTACACCATCAGACATCCTGCTTGCGCCGAGGCCGATGTTCCATTCGGGCGGCCTGCTGGTCGAACTGTGTCCTGTTATCTATAAGGGTGCAACGCTTATCATGAGGGGGCGGTTCAGCCCGGAGGAGATACTCAGGACCGTCCAGAGATACAGGGTAACGATTCTTGAAATAGCTGCCACGGTGCTCAGGTTCATTCTCGAAGAATGTGATATTGAAAAATACGACCTCAGTTCCCTGAGGGCCTGTTACACCGGCGGTGAACGGGTACCCCCGTCACTCCTTGAGGATTACGAGAAGAAGGGCATCATCGTGTCCCAGATCTACGGCCAGACCGAGACATCTACGCTGACATGGCTCGCCATGGAGGATGCGGTCCGCAAACGCGGTTCTGTGGGGAAGCCCGTATTCCACGGTGATGTCAGGATCGTGGGCAAGGACGGAAAACAGGTCAAGTCAGGCGAGGTTGGGGAGATCGTCGTCTCAGGCTATGTGACCATGAACGGATACTGGGGTAAACCGGAGCTTACCGAAGGCACCATAGTCGACGGCTGGCTGCATACCGGCGACCTGGCAAAGATTGACGAGGAAGGCTTCTTTTACATCGTCGACCGGGAGAAGGATATGTACATCAGCGGCGGAGAAAACGTATACCCTGCCGAGATTGAGAAGGTGCTTCTCGAAAACCGGAAGATCCTCAACATAGGCGTCTGCGGCATCCCCGATCAGAAATGGGGCGAGGTAGGCTTAGCCTGTATTGTCCTGAAAGAAGGGGAGGCGATGACGGAGGATGAGGCCCTGAATTTTTGTACTGACCGGTTGGCCCGGTTCAAGATCCCCAAGGTGATCAAGTTTATGGACAAGTTACCCATGACGGCTGCGGAGAAGATAATCAGGAAGAAGCTCCGGGAAGAGCACCTGAAAAAGATCGGGGCCGGAGAGTGA
- a CDS encoding TRAP transporter large permease — translation MTTLLLFLLFVGLLVVGVPVAFSLSIAGVTGIFLTLGIDKALVTLPNVMYGSLNSFTLIAIPLYVLMGNIMIKGRLSDEIYNVLNHFIGHFHGGMSVVTVCFCTIFAAISGSSVATAATVGMLVLPEMLRAGYQRRFIFGLTAAGGTLGILIPPSLNFILYGALTDESVGRLFIAGIVPGLILAGIFMIYSILFSWKKGYKSDLHSTWGDRFKAGRQAFWSLLIIPIIMVGIYMGVFTATEAAGVGATYALAVSLIKRRLSAKDIIDLLLDTVKTSCMVLLIVVGAMIFGYVVTVLQLPQTIINAMVEYNVSVWQFLLGSFFLILFLGCFVECVTIMVLMVPILYPVVLHLGIDPIWFAVFLTVNMELALITPPVGLNLFVINTIVPDSKLGEVYRGVWPFLVIMCSFLLVLCFFPSIATWLPTMMMGK, via the coding sequence ATGACAACACTCCTCCTTTTCCTCCTTTTTGTCGGCCTGTTGGTGGTAGGTGTGCCGGTCGCTTTTTCGCTTAGCATCGCGGGCGTTACCGGCATCTTCCTCACACTTGGGATCGACAAGGCGCTCGTCACCCTTCCCAATGTCATGTACGGAAGCCTGAACAGCTTTACTCTCATTGCCATCCCGCTCTATGTCCTCATGGGCAACATCATGATCAAGGGCAGGCTGAGCGACGAAATATACAATGTGTTGAACCACTTTATCGGTCATTTTCACGGGGGCATGTCCGTTGTGACCGTCTGCTTTTGCACGATCTTCGCTGCCATTTCAGGGTCAAGTGTGGCCACTGCTGCGACTGTGGGAATGCTGGTTCTGCCTGAAATGCTCCGGGCAGGGTATCAAAGACGGTTCATCTTCGGCCTTACTGCCGCAGGGGGCACCCTCGGCATCCTTATCCCTCCAAGCCTCAATTTTATCCTCTACGGGGCCCTGACGGATGAATCGGTTGGAAGGCTTTTTATTGCCGGCATCGTGCCCGGGTTGATTCTCGCCGGCATATTTATGATTTACTCGATACTTTTTTCCTGGAAGAAAGGGTACAAGAGCGACCTGCACAGCACCTGGGGAGACAGATTCAAGGCCGGGCGCCAGGCCTTCTGGAGCCTGCTCATCATTCCCATTATCATGGTGGGAATCTATATGGGCGTCTTCACTGCGACAGAGGCAGCAGGCGTCGGCGCTACATATGCTCTCGCTGTCTCTCTCATTAAAAGACGGCTCTCCGCAAAGGACATAATCGACCTGCTCCTCGATACCGTAAAGACGAGCTGCATGGTTTTGCTCATTGTGGTAGGGGCAATGATCTTTGGTTACGTGGTGACCGTATTGCAACTTCCGCAAACCATCATCAACGCGATGGTAGAATACAATGTGTCGGTGTGGCAGTTTCTCCTCGGGTCATTTTTTCTTATCCTCTTTTTAGGGTGTTTCGTAGAGTGCGTGACCATAATGGTCCTTATGGTGCCGATACTCTACCCGGTGGTGCTCCACCTGGGGATAGACCCTATATGGTTTGCCGTGTTTCTCACCGTAAATATGGAGTTGGCATTGATTACGCCGCCTGTCGGGCTCAATCTTTTTGTGATCAATACTATCGTCCCCGATTCAAAGCTGGGAGAGGTCTACAGGGGCGTTTGGCCGTTTCTTGTCATTATGTGTTCTTTTTTGCTGGTTTTATGTTTCTTCCCGTCTATAGCGACATGGCTGCCGACTATGATGATGGGAAAATAA
- a CDS encoding TRAP transporter small permease — translation MVRKGSSGFFNGVIFGGGLLSGLFILITAILVAFEVVMRYVVQRPTEWTFDLTLFLIIYAAYLGSAFTMREGKHVKVEFFVEWLARYPLPSFLLKIFCNVLAFLFWAFATWTTYRETVTAYQLNDVTMSYLRWPLAIPLAAVVFGGVLILVQLIIETAGQYSAFRRRSR, via the coding sequence ATGGTTCGCAAGGGCTCAAGCGGTTTTTTTAATGGTGTGATATTCGGAGGCGGCTTATTGAGCGGCCTTTTCATACTGATCACCGCGATTCTGGTCGCCTTCGAGGTGGTGATGAGATACGTTGTCCAGAGACCGACCGAGTGGACCTTCGACCTGACCCTCTTTCTGATCATTTACGCAGCCTACCTCGGCTCAGCATTTACCATGAGGGAAGGGAAACACGTGAAGGTGGAATTCTTTGTCGAATGGCTGGCGAGGTACCCGCTCCCTTCATTTTTGCTGAAAATCTTTTGCAACGTTCTCGCATTTCTTTTCTGGGCATTTGCCACATGGACAACCTACAGAGAGACCGTGACGGCTTACCAACTCAATGATGTTACCATGTCCTACCTGCGCTGGCCCCTTGCCATTCCGCTGGCCGCCGTTGTATTTGGAGGCGTCCTCATCCTTGTCCAGCTCATCATAGAAACTGCCGGGCAATACAGCGCTTTCAGAAGGAGGAGCAGATGA
- a CDS encoding DctP family TRAP transporter solute-binding subunit — protein MKKTNMLNVLVICLIGFALIAVGSVKVFAQEKQIKIRYATQLPATHLLTKAEFRMAKMIEERTKGRVKVEVYPGGQLYKAMELLKAVMSGAVEMGTTPNAMFTGPVPLLDVIDIPFLFNGYDDVVKLWNGEPGDLMRKHMEKIGIKAIAFSAYGDSMSFCSHKPLIKPEDFKGLKIRGNTNMNADLAKAFGASPVVFASAEVYEALQRKTIDAASSGLTSIKERKWYEMTSHATFPYAAYSLWPVMINLKFFNSLPKDIQQVLIDVGKDHQAYVLKETAREDAAADKFLRTKLKVYDLTAKDKKIWAAAGQKFIIDKWLKRTGDEGKKTLEWINKNIGN, from the coding sequence ATGAAGAAGACAAACATGTTAAACGTATTGGTGATTTGCCTGATCGGTTTTGCCTTAATAGCCGTCGGCAGCGTCAAGGTCTTTGCCCAGGAGAAGCAGATCAAGATACGGTATGCCACTCAGCTTCCGGCAACCCATCTGCTCACCAAGGCAGAGTTCAGAATGGCAAAGATGATCGAGGAAAGAACAAAGGGCAGGGTCAAAGTAGAGGTCTATCCCGGAGGACAGCTTTACAAGGCCATGGAGCTTTTAAAAGCGGTCATGAGCGGGGCGGTCGAAATGGGCACCACCCCGAATGCCATGTTCACAGGGCCTGTGCCTCTGCTGGACGTTATCGATATTCCTTTTCTGTTCAACGGCTATGACGATGTGGTGAAGCTCTGGAACGGAGAGCCGGGCGACCTGATGCGCAAACATATGGAGAAAATCGGCATTAAGGCAATCGCCTTCTCGGCATACGGAGATAGCATGTCCTTTTGCTCCCACAAGCCCCTCATAAAGCCGGAAGACTTCAAAGGGCTCAAGATACGGGGCAATACGAATATGAACGCAGATCTCGCCAAGGCCTTCGGCGCCTCTCCCGTGGTATTCGCTTCCGCGGAAGTGTATGAGGCCCTGCAAAGGAAAACAATCGATGCCGCCAGCTCAGGGCTCACATCCATTAAGGAGAGGAAGTGGTACGAAATGACCTCGCACGCTACCTTTCCCTATGCCGCTTACTCTTTATGGCCGGTGATGATAAACCTTAAATTCTTCAACAGCCTGCCCAAGGACATCCAGCAGGTGCTCATCGACGTCGGCAAAGACCACCAGGCCTATGTATTGAAAGAAACCGCCAGGGAAGATGCTGCGGCGGATAAATTTCTCAGGACCAAACTGAAAGTCTATGATCTGACTGCCAAGGACAAAAAGATATGGGCCGCTGCAGGGCAGAAGTTCATCATCGACAAATGGCTGAAGCGAACCGGCGATGAAGGCAAAAAAACGCTGGAATGGATCAACAAGAACATAGGGAACTAA